From the genome of Hydrogenophilus thermoluteolus, one region includes:
- a CDS encoding stringent starvation protein B → MLPPSSKPYLAKGMWSWCVDHGLTPYLSAKVAGATVPKGYDRDGEIVLNLSPEAINGLTFEPEGIGFQARFSGQIFDVWIPAENIIALFAKETGHGIALPNEMFTADEPGGEKHTPPESPGKGGSPGFKRVK, encoded by the coding sequence ATGCTGCCGCCCTCCAGTAAGCCCTATCTGGCGAAAGGGATGTGGTCGTGGTGTGTCGACCACGGGCTCACCCCGTACCTCAGTGCCAAAGTGGCGGGTGCAACCGTTCCCAAAGGGTACGACCGAGACGGTGAAATCGTCCTGAACCTCAGCCCGGAGGCGATCAACGGCCTCACGTTCGAACCCGAAGGGATCGGTTTTCAGGCCCGTTTTTCGGGTCAGATCTTCGACGTCTGGATTCCGGCGGAAAACATCATCGCGCTCTTTGCCAAAGAGACGGGGCACGGGATCGCGCTGCCCAACGAAATGTTTACCGCCGACGAGCCGGGTGGCGAGAAACACACGCCGCCCGAATCGCCCGGAAAAGGGGGCAGCCCCGGTTTCAAACGGGTCAAATGA
- a CDS encoding FAD-dependent oxidoreductase gives MHLVIIGGGVIGITTAWACRLRGWDVTVIEANETLARGACYANGAQISVSHPHPWSSPQAPRIAMESLFNPDAPFHWKPKWDCAEARWLALFLRECLPERHRRNTRAIAALGTFSLSVLRRWRSELDLQYDAVTRGILHLFFDEKAWQHGQAHAAELAELGICAVPCTPDEAIAIEPALAPHRDRLYGALHAPDDESGDAHAFTLALAERCAAAGVTIRTHTAAIGWQFRADGRAVLLVRENATAAASETVLEADEYILCAGVGSRALARPLLGDVPIHPVKGYSLTLPIRDPERIPTVSLTDESHRIVASRLGNRWRIAGTAELAGMDDRPDPARLVSLYRWGRQWGGDAVDWSQAEEWAGLRPMTPSGVPLIGKTRYRNVWINSGHGSLGWTLACGSAEAIAGLIAGDPPSVAFPFLT, from the coding sequence ATGCACCTCGTCATCATCGGCGGCGGCGTGATCGGGATCACGACCGCATGGGCGTGTCGCCTGCGCGGCTGGGACGTCACCGTGATCGAAGCCAACGAGACGCTGGCGCGCGGCGCCTGTTACGCGAACGGGGCGCAGATCTCGGTGAGCCACCCCCACCCGTGGTCGAGCCCGCAAGCACCGCGCATCGCAATGGAATCCCTCTTCAACCCGGACGCTCCGTTTCACTGGAAACCCAAATGGGATTGTGCCGAGGCACGGTGGCTCGCGCTCTTTTTGCGCGAGTGTCTCCCCGAGCGGCACCGGCGCAATACGCGTGCGATCGCCGCGCTGGGCACATTCAGTCTGTCGGTACTGCGCCGCTGGCGCTCCGAGCTGGATCTGCAGTACGACGCGGTGACCCGCGGAATCCTCCACCTCTTTTTCGACGAAAAAGCGTGGCAGCACGGCCAAGCGCACGCCGCCGAGTTGGCCGAACTTGGTATTTGCGCGGTGCCCTGCACGCCAGACGAAGCGATCGCAATCGAACCGGCACTCGCGCCCCACCGGGATCGACTGTACGGAGCGCTCCACGCCCCAGACGACGAGAGTGGTGACGCGCACGCCTTTACCCTCGCTCTCGCGGAACGGTGCGCGGCGGCGGGCGTCACGATCCGCACCCACACCGCCGCGATCGGCTGGCAGTTTCGTGCCGACGGCCGAGCAGTACTGCTGGTTCGGGAAAACGCTACCGCCGCAGCATCCGAAACGGTACTCGAAGCAGACGAGTATATCCTGTGCGCGGGTGTCGGAAGCCGCGCCCTGGCCCGTCCACTGCTTGGCGACGTTCCGATCCACCCCGTGAAAGGGTATTCGCTGACCCTTCCGATCCGCGACCCGGAGCGCATCCCAACGGTTTCACTTACCGATGAGTCCCATCGCATCGTCGCGTCGCGCCTGGGGAATCGTTGGCGCATCGCGGGGACTGCCGAATTGGCGGGAATGGACGACCGTCCCGATCCGGCGCGGCTTGTTTCCCTCTACCGTTGGGGACGACAGTGGGGCGGCGATGCCGTCGATTGGTCGCAAGCCGAAGAATGGGCTGGGTTACGGCCGATGACGCCCAGCGGTGTGCCGCTGATCGGTAAGACGCGTTACCGCAACGTCTGGATCAACAGCGGCCACGGGTCGCTTGGGTGGACGCTCGCCTGCGGTTCCGCCGAAGCGATTGCCGGGTTGATTGCGGGCGACCCACCCAGCGTCGCCTTTCCTTTCCTCACCTGA
- a CDS encoding class 1 fructose-bisphosphatase, which yields MLERISLSQFLIEAQREGKLDANLRLLIEVVARAAKALAVTIGKGSFAGIHGEAGSHNIQGEAQKKLDVIANELLLQANAWGGHLAAMASEEEETICLIPERYPRGGYLLLFDPLDGSSNIDVNISVGTIFSVLQNPRPEGCPTEADFLQPGKQQVAAGYAIYGPTAQLVLSFGHGVHEFTLDREFGAWFLSKPTITIPEETAEFAINASNRRHWFPPVTRYIDELLAGKEGPRGRDFNMRWVGSMVADMHRILTRGGIFLYPVDRKTQAKGGKLRLLYEANPMAFLVEQAGGMGTDGERRLLEIVPERLHQRVGVVLGSKAEVERVAQYHREMRS from the coding sequence ATGTTAGAGCGCATCAGTCTATCGCAGTTCCTGATCGAAGCGCAACGGGAAGGCAAGCTCGACGCGAACTTGCGCCTGTTGATCGAAGTGGTCGCACGCGCCGCGAAAGCGCTCGCGGTAACGATCGGCAAAGGGAGCTTTGCGGGAATCCACGGCGAAGCAGGAAGTCACAACATTCAAGGCGAAGCGCAGAAAAAGCTCGACGTGATCGCGAACGAGCTGCTGCTTCAGGCCAATGCCTGGGGCGGTCACCTTGCGGCGATGGCCTCTGAGGAAGAGGAGACCATCTGCCTGATACCGGAGCGTTACCCGCGCGGTGGCTATCTCCTGCTCTTCGACCCTCTGGATGGGTCGTCCAATATCGACGTCAATATCTCGGTGGGAACCATCTTCAGCGTGTTGCAGAATCCCCGTCCAGAAGGGTGCCCCACCGAAGCCGATTTCCTTCAGCCTGGCAAGCAACAGGTAGCGGCCGGGTACGCGATCTACGGGCCGACGGCGCAACTGGTGCTCTCTTTTGGGCACGGGGTGCACGAATTCACCCTGGATCGCGAGTTTGGCGCGTGGTTTTTGAGCAAACCAACGATCACGATCCCCGAAGAGACGGCCGAATTCGCGATCAACGCCAGCAACCGCCGTCACTGGTTTCCGCCGGTAACCCGCTATATCGACGAACTCCTCGCGGGTAAAGAGGGGCCGCGGGGGCGCGACTTCAACATGCGCTGGGTGGGTTCGATGGTGGCCGACATGCACCGCATCCTCACGCGCGGTGGCATCTTCCTCTACCCGGTGGATCGCAAGACCCAGGCGAAGGGGGGAAAATTGCGGCTGCTCTATGAGGCCAACCCCATGGCGTTTCTGGTCGAGCAGGCAGGGGGTATGGGTACCGACGGCGAACGGCGGTTGCTCGAGATCGTGCCTGAACGACTACATCAACGGGTCGGTGTCGTGCTCGGTTCCAAAGCCGAGGTCGAACGCGTCGCGCAATACCATCGCGAAATGCGTTCCTGA
- the groES gene encoding co-chaperone GroES → MKLRPLHDRVVVKRIEAERKTASGIVIPDTAGEKPDQGEVLAVGDGKILDDGSKRPMAVKVGDKVLFGKYAGQTVKVEGEELLVLREDDIMAVIEA, encoded by the coding sequence ATGAAACTGCGTCCGTTGCATGACCGTGTCGTCGTCAAACGTATCGAAGCTGAACGCAAAACCGCCAGTGGGATCGTGATCCCCGATACCGCTGGGGAGAAACCGGATCAGGGCGAAGTGCTCGCCGTGGGGGACGGCAAGATTCTCGACGATGGCAGCAAACGCCCGATGGCGGTGAAAGTGGGCGACAAAGTGCTCTTCGGCAAATACGCGGGCCAGACCGTGAAGGTCGAGGGCGAAGAGCTCCTGGTGTTGCGTGAAGACGACATCATGGCAGTGATCGAAGCGTAA
- the groL gene encoding chaperonin GroEL (60 kDa chaperone family; promotes refolding of misfolded polypeptides especially under stressful conditions; forms two stacked rings of heptamers to form a barrel-shaped 14mer; ends can be capped by GroES; misfolded proteins enter the barrel where they are refolded when GroES binds): protein MAAKEVKFHDSARERLVAGVNLLANAVKTTLGPKGRNVVIERSFGAPIVTKDGVTVAKEIELKDKFENMGAQMVKEVASKTADVAGDGTTTATVLAQAIVREGMKYVAAGMNPMDLKRGIDKAVTAIVEELKAISKPCSTTKEIAQVGTISANADSSIGEIIAQAMDKVGKEGVITVEDGKSLENELEVVEGMQFDRGYLSPYFINNPDKQVAVLDNPYILLHDKKISNIRDLLPVLEQVAKAGRPLLIIAEDVEGEALATLVVNNLRGILKTCAVKAPGFGDRRKAMLQDIAILTGGTVISEEVGLSLEKATLEDLGQAKRVEVAKEHTTIIDGAGDPAKIQARVKEIRVQIEEATSDYDREKLQERVAKLAGGVAVIKVGAATEVEMKEKKARVEDALHATRAAVEEGIVPGGGVALLRAREAAVAKGLKGDNPDQEAGIKIVLRAVEQPLREIVANAGEEPSVIVAKVLEGKGNYGYNAATGEFGDMIEMGVLDPTKVTRSALQNAASVAGLMLTTECMIAEAPKDEKAAAPGAGAGMGDMDF, encoded by the coding sequence ATGGCAGCCAAAGAAGTCAAATTCCACGACAGTGCGCGTGAACGCCTGGTTGCAGGGGTCAACCTCCTTGCCAATGCGGTGAAAACCACGTTGGGGCCGAAAGGGCGTAACGTCGTGATCGAGCGCAGCTTCGGCGCGCCGATCGTCACCAAGGACGGCGTCACCGTCGCCAAAGAGATCGAACTCAAAGACAAGTTCGAAAACATGGGCGCGCAGATGGTCAAAGAGGTGGCCTCGAAGACCGCTGACGTCGCCGGTGACGGGACGACCACCGCTACCGTGCTTGCACAAGCGATCGTGCGCGAAGGGATGAAGTACGTCGCCGCCGGGATGAACCCGATGGACCTCAAGCGCGGGATCGACAAGGCGGTGACCGCGATCGTCGAAGAGCTGAAAGCGATCTCCAAACCCTGCTCGACCACCAAAGAGATCGCGCAAGTGGGTACGATCTCGGCGAACGCCGACAGCTCGATCGGCGAGATCATCGCACAAGCGATGGACAAAGTGGGCAAAGAGGGGGTGATCACCGTCGAAGACGGCAAGAGCCTCGAAAACGAGCTCGAAGTGGTCGAAGGGATGCAGTTCGACCGCGGCTACCTCTCGCCCTACTTCATCAACAACCCCGACAAGCAAGTCGCGGTGCTCGACAACCCCTACATCCTCTTGCACGACAAGAAGATCAGCAACATCCGCGACCTCTTGCCGGTGCTCGAACAAGTGGCGAAAGCGGGCCGGCCGCTCCTGATCATCGCGGAAGACGTCGAAGGCGAAGCCCTTGCCACGCTCGTGGTGAACAACCTGCGCGGCATCCTCAAGACCTGCGCGGTCAAAGCGCCGGGCTTCGGTGATCGTCGCAAAGCGATGCTGCAAGACATCGCGATCCTCACCGGCGGTACCGTGATCTCCGAAGAGGTCGGTCTTTCGCTCGAAAAGGCGACCCTCGAAGATCTGGGTCAAGCCAAGCGTGTCGAAGTGGCGAAAGAGCACACCACGATCATCGACGGTGCGGGCGACCCGGCGAAGATCCAAGCGCGCGTCAAAGAGATCCGCGTGCAGATCGAAGAAGCCACGAGCGACTACGACCGCGAAAAACTGCAAGAGCGTGTCGCGAAGCTCGCGGGTGGCGTTGCGGTGATCAAAGTCGGTGCCGCCACCGAAGTCGAAATGAAAGAGAAAAAAGCGCGCGTCGAAGACGCGCTGCATGCAACCCGCGCCGCGGTCGAAGAAGGGATCGTGCCGGGTGGTGGCGTGGCGCTCCTGCGTGCCCGTGAAGCGGCGGTCGCGAAAGGGCTCAAGGGCGACAACCCCGACCAGGAAGCCGGGATCAAGATCGTGCTTCGCGCGGTCGAGCAGCCGCTGCGCGAGATCGTCGCGAACGCGGGTGAAGAGCCGAGCGTGATCGTCGCGAAGGTGCTCGAAGGCAAGGGCAACTATGGCTACAACGCCGCAACCGGCGAATTCGGTGACATGATCGAAATGGGTGTGCTCGACCCGACCAAAGTCACCCGCTCGGCGCTGCAAAACGCCGCGTCGGTCGCTGGCCTCATGCTCACCACCGAGTGCATGATCGCTGAAGCGCCGAAAGATGAAAAAGCCGCTGCGCCGGGCGCGGGCGCTGGTATGGGTGACATGGACTTCTGA
- a CDS encoding YjfB family protein yields MDTMDVTQIANVLQQNQVTTAIQTAVLKKINDVQEQTALSLLAALPQPSNPPHLGNTVDVKA; encoded by the coding sequence ATGGATACCATGGATGTAACCCAGATCGCGAACGTGCTGCAGCAGAATCAGGTGACCACGGCGATTCAAACCGCCGTCTTGAAGAAAATCAACGACGTACAAGAGCAGACGGCGCTATCGCTTTTGGCCGCGTTGCCGCAACCGAGCAACCCGCCCCATTTGGGCAACACCGTCGACGTGAAAGCGTAA
- the tgt gene encoding tRNA guanosine(34) transglycosylase Tgt, translating into MNDRPPYPDVGTPCEPVPLQRVPTLPNAAQPQDLPDAPDATDAPTPPPRAAFTLLARSGAARRGRLRLRRGTVETPAFMPVGTYGTVKAMTPAMLEAIGAQIILGNTFHLWLRPGLEVIQRFQGLHRFIGWNRPILTDSGGFQVFSLGALRKISEEGVRFASPIDGSKRFLTPEGAIEIQTVLDSDIAMVFDECTPYPATFDEAAASMQRSLRWAQRCRTAFDQQGNPNALFGIVQGGMYEPLRDASLAGLLEIGFHGYAIGGLSVGEPKAEMVRILAHTAPQLPENQARYLMGVGTPEDLIVGVQHGIDLFDCVMPTRNARNGHLFTRYGDIKIKQARYRHDTEPLDPTCDCYTCRHFSRAYLHHLFRAGEILGSILNTIHNLRYYQNLMAELRTAIEHDTFAETAARLLRDRQEGNRA; encoded by the coding sequence ATGAACGATCGACCCCCTTACCCTGACGTTGGCACACCATGCGAACCGGTGCCCTTGCAACGCGTACCCACCCTCCCAAACGCTGCGCAACCCCAAGACCTACCGGATGCGCCAGACGCAACGGACGCGCCAACTCCGCCACCGCGCGCCGCTTTCACGCTGCTTGCCCGCTCGGGGGCGGCGCGGCGCGGGCGGTTGCGCCTACGGCGCGGAACCGTCGAAACCCCCGCGTTCATGCCGGTGGGCACCTACGGCACCGTCAAAGCGATGACCCCAGCGATGCTCGAAGCGATCGGTGCGCAGATCATCCTGGGCAATACTTTCCACCTCTGGTTGCGCCCGGGTCTGGAGGTGATCCAGCGCTTTCAGGGACTCCACCGTTTCATCGGTTGGAACCGCCCCATCCTCACCGATTCGGGCGGCTTTCAGGTTTTTTCTTTGGGCGCGCTGCGTAAAATCAGCGAAGAAGGGGTTCGTTTCGCCTCCCCGATCGACGGCAGCAAGCGGTTCCTCACCCCTGAAGGCGCGATCGAAATTCAGACGGTGCTCGATTCGGACATCGCGATGGTCTTCGACGAATGCACGCCCTACCCCGCGACCTTCGACGAAGCGGCGGCGTCGATGCAGCGGTCGCTACGCTGGGCCCAGCGGTGCCGAACCGCGTTCGACCAGCAGGGAAACCCCAATGCGCTTTTCGGGATCGTGCAAGGGGGCATGTACGAGCCGTTACGCGACGCGTCACTGGCCGGATTGCTGGAGATTGGCTTTCACGGCTACGCCATTGGCGGTCTTTCGGTGGGCGAACCCAAAGCGGAGATGGTCCGCATCCTGGCCCATACGGCACCGCAGCTACCGGAAAACCAGGCGCGCTATCTGATGGGCGTGGGCACGCCCGAAGACCTCATCGTGGGCGTACAGCATGGGATCGACCTCTTCGACTGCGTGATGCCCACCCGCAACGCGCGCAACGGCCACCTCTTTACCCGATACGGGGACATCAAGATCAAACAGGCACGCTACCGCCACGACACCGAACCCCTCGACCCAACCTGTGACTGCTACACCTGCCGCCATTTCAGCCGCGCCTACCTGCACCACCTCTTCCGCGCCGGCGAGATTTTGGGTAGCATCCTCAACACCATCCACAATCTCCGCTACTACCAGAATCTGATGGCGGAATTGCGCACGGCGATCGAACACGACACCTTTGCCGAAACCGCTGCGCGCTTGCTGCGTGACCGGCAGGAGGGAAACCGCGCGTGA
- the queA gene encoding tRNA preQ1(34) S-adenosylmethionine ribosyltransferase-isomerase QueA, which yields MRLCQELDRLDAYDFPLPPERIARYPQPERDASRLLVVGEERFDDRTFRDLPALLVPGDLLVLNDSRVIHARLFGHKATGGEVEVLFERLIGEKEALALVRASKSPKPGTTLHLAKAFTVEVVDRHGDLFHVRLRDDGTLFDWIERFGQLPIPPYLERQPEETDETRYQTVFARHPGSVAAPTAGLHFTEPLLAQLQNQGVGLAWVTLHVGAGTFQPVRTERVNEHRMHAERFVIPEATVEAIARTKAAGKRVIAVGTTAMRTLEGAAHHWGRLRAGQGETDLFIRPGFRFQVVDALITNFHLPRSTLIMLVAAFAGYQRTMAAYRHALAGDYRFFSYGDAMFLPQRYDTDWAPHETH from the coding sequence ATGAGACTTTGCCAAGAGCTCGATCGGCTCGATGCCTACGATTTTCCGCTTCCGCCCGAGCGGATTGCCCGGTACCCACAACCCGAACGTGACGCGAGCCGTCTGCTCGTCGTCGGCGAAGAACGTTTCGACGACCGAACGTTCCGCGATCTTCCTGCGCTGCTCGTACCCGGCGACCTCCTGGTGCTCAACGACAGCCGCGTGATCCATGCCCGCCTCTTTGGCCACAAAGCGACGGGGGGCGAAGTCGAAGTGCTCTTCGAGCGGCTGATCGGGGAAAAAGAGGCGCTCGCGCTGGTGCGCGCCAGCAAGTCGCCGAAACCCGGAACGACGTTACACCTGGCGAAGGCTTTTACCGTCGAAGTGGTCGATCGCCATGGCGACCTCTTTCACGTGCGACTGCGCGACGACGGCACCTTGTTCGACTGGATCGAACGCTTCGGGCAACTGCCGATCCCCCCCTATCTCGAGCGTCAGCCGGAAGAGACCGACGAAACCCGCTACCAAACCGTCTTTGCGCGTCACCCCGGTTCGGTGGCTGCCCCCACCGCGGGGCTCCATTTCACCGAGCCACTTCTTGCGCAATTGCAAAACCAGGGGGTGGGGCTGGCGTGGGTCACCTTGCACGTCGGTGCGGGCACTTTTCAACCGGTTCGCACCGAGCGGGTGAACGAACACCGCATGCATGCCGAACGCTTCGTCATACCCGAAGCCACTGTCGAAGCGATCGCGCGCACGAAAGCTGCCGGCAAACGGGTGATCGCGGTAGGCACCACCGCGATGCGCACGCTGGAAGGCGCCGCACACCACTGGGGCAGGCTGCGCGCTGGACAGGGCGAAACCGACCTCTTCATCCGACCGGGCTTCCGCTTTCAGGTGGTCGACGCCCTCATCACCAACTTTCACCTCCCGCGTTCGACCCTCATCATGCTGGTCGCAGCGTTTGCCGGCTACCAGCGAACGATGGCCGCGTACCGGCACGCACTCGCAGGCGACTACCGCTTCTTCAGCTACGGCGACGCGATGTTCCTGCCGCAACGCTACGACACGGATTGGGCGCCGCATGAAACCCATTGA
- a CDS encoding cation diffusion facilitator family transporter yields MNRTTQQRLTLAVTVTFGFALIEALGGWFAGSLALLADASHMVTDGAALALALFAAWLANRPASPRFSYGWGRAELLTALVNAATMLVIVAGIVWEAWQRWRNPTPIDGPLVVGVAVIGLAVNGLVVWLLGGHAHSHAHSHDHDHDPGHDHSHAPEHQHEPESARKTDHEPEHSAALGEANLNLKGALLHVIGDLLGSVAAILSGIVVWATGWTPIDPLLSLLIAALVAHASLRLLKEALTRLLDGVPPTVALTTLGQSLAETPNVREIHDLHVWSLSGERFALTAHVTVETLTAWPETLAQLEAKARSAGIHHTTFQPERDPCAADATRNTCVTQSYRTETAQK; encoded by the coding sequence ATGAATCGGACGACACAACAACGGCTCACCCTTGCGGTCACCGTCACCTTCGGTTTCGCCCTCATCGAAGCGCTCGGCGGCTGGTTCGCCGGATCGCTCGCGCTCCTTGCCGACGCGAGCCACATGGTGACCGACGGGGCGGCACTTGCGCTCGCGCTCTTTGCCGCGTGGCTTGCCAACCGTCCCGCCAGCCCGCGCTTTTCGTACGGATGGGGCCGTGCCGAACTCCTCACCGCGCTCGTGAATGCCGCCACCATGCTGGTAATCGTTGCCGGAATCGTCTGGGAAGCGTGGCAGCGCTGGCGCAACCCAACGCCGATCGACGGACCGTTGGTAGTGGGTGTTGCCGTGATTGGGCTCGCGGTCAATGGTCTGGTCGTCTGGCTACTCGGCGGGCACGCACATAGCCACGCCCATTCCCATGATCACGATCATGATCCCGGTCACGACCACAGTCACGCACCGGAACACCAGCACGAACCTGAATCGGCACGCAAAACCGACCACGAACCCGAGCACTCCGCCGCACTCGGCGAAGCAAACCTCAACCTCAAAGGAGCGCTGTTGCACGTGATCGGCGATCTGCTCGGCTCGGTTGCTGCGATTCTCTCAGGAATCGTCGTTTGGGCCACCGGCTGGACCCCGATCGACCCACTGCTGTCGCTCCTCATTGCAGCGCTGGTTGCGCACGCCAGCTTGCGCCTGCTCAAAGAGGCGCTGACCCGGCTACTCGACGGCGTGCCGCCGACGGTGGCGCTCACCACCTTGGGGCAGTCGCTTGCCGAAACCCCCAACGTGCGCGAAATCCACGACCTGCACGTCTGGTCCCTTTCGGGGGAACGGTTTGCGCTGACCGCGCACGTCACGGTCGAGACACTCACCGCGTGGCCGGAAACGCTGGCGCAACTCGAAGCGAAAGCCCGTTCGGCAGGAATCCACCACACCACTTTCCAACCGGAACGCGACCCATGCGCGGCAGACGCTACCCGCAACACATGCGTTACCCAGAGCTATCGCACGGAAACGGCGCAGAAATGA
- a CDS encoding LysR substrate-binding domain-containing protein, which produces MISLKQLHHFWLTAHRGGIQRAAEASGLAPQTISAQIAALENHLGRPLFERQGRRLVLTPAGELTLQYADEILRLTEALEQALASDRPTLRLKVGLLDSVPKAIAAYLLAPLRALEQPVTLHVSEERFAQLLGALATGALDLILSDIPPTADPALPLFSQCLLDTPVAWYGAPRWGPGPITWSDLTHIPLLLPAAPTHARVTLLAQLQAHGVTPTIAGEFADTALLVEMARLGDGIFTAPELLSDALCQDGRLVPLGNIAELHERYWLISHRRKRHHPAVVQLSQTFRAASVPSSAQPTKETP; this is translated from the coding sequence ATGATCAGTCTCAAACAACTCCACCACTTCTGGCTCACCGCGCACCGCGGTGGCATCCAACGCGCGGCCGAAGCAAGTGGCCTGGCGCCACAGACCATCAGCGCGCAGATCGCTGCGCTGGAAAACCATTTAGGACGACCGCTCTTCGAGCGCCAAGGACGCCGCCTCGTCCTCACCCCCGCAGGAGAACTCACGCTGCAATACGCCGACGAAATCTTGCGCCTCACCGAGGCACTCGAACAGGCGCTTGCCAGCGACCGTCCTACCCTGCGGCTCAAAGTGGGCCTGCTCGACAGCGTGCCCAAGGCCATCGCCGCCTACCTGTTGGCGCCACTTCGCGCACTCGAGCAGCCGGTCACCCTACACGTGAGCGAAGAACGCTTTGCGCAACTCCTGGGGGCGTTGGCAACAGGAGCGCTCGACCTGATCTTGAGCGACATCCCGCCCACGGCCGACCCGGCATTGCCGCTCTTCAGTCAGTGCCTGCTCGATACCCCGGTCGCGTGGTACGGCGCCCCGCGTTGGGGCCCCGGCCCCATCACGTGGTCGGACCTCACGCACATCCCGCTGCTGCTGCCCGCCGCGCCGACGCATGCGCGCGTCACCCTACTTGCGCAACTCCAGGCACATGGCGTCACCCCGACGATCGCGGGCGAATTCGCCGATACGGCACTTCTCGTCGAAATGGCCCGGTTGGGCGATGGCATCTTCACCGCGCCGGAACTCCTGAGCGACGCACTCTGTCAAGATGGGCGGCTGGTGCCGCTCGGCAACATCGCCGAACTGCACGAGCGCTACTGGCTGATCAGCCACCGCCGCAAACGCCACCATCCGGCCGTCGTACAATTGAGCCAGACGTTTCGCGCCGCATCCGTGCCGTCATCCGCCCAGCCGACAAAGGAAACCCCCTGA
- a CDS encoding HPF/RaiA family ribosome-associated protein yields the protein MEQPKEKKGWFGLRRTKSALKRLPIEVVCSESNAPLQPEVEGRFRRLIAQVKGRVAWTRIKLLDVRDETGVLMKRCVVQMRLRHSPQVVFAVTAHSAREALAEASARLERVLARRLQQSVPVGV from the coding sequence ATGGAACAACCCAAAGAGAAAAAAGGGTGGTTTGGTCTGCGGCGGACGAAAAGTGCGCTGAAACGGCTTCCGATAGAAGTCGTGTGCTCTGAGAGCAACGCGCCATTGCAGCCGGAGGTCGAGGGGCGTTTTCGCCGCTTGATCGCGCAGGTGAAAGGGCGCGTGGCGTGGACGCGGATCAAGCTCCTCGATGTGCGCGACGAAACCGGAGTGTTGATGAAACGGTGCGTCGTGCAGATGCGGTTGCGCCATTCGCCGCAAGTGGTGTTCGCGGTCACCGCCCATTCGGCACGTGAGGCGCTTGCCGAAGCCTCTGCGCGACTCGAGCGGGTGCTGGCGCGCCGATTGCAACAGAGTGTCCCGGTGGGTGTCTGA
- a CDS encoding Bax inhibitor-1/YccA family protein produces the protein MMNVPSEQNRSATGRTLTWEELEALRQARDGTTPSEPTFSSEAPTVDTVRAQKVLRNTFMLLALTLGFSALTAGAAMMLGLPHPGIIVTLIGYFGLLFLVHKLANRPAGIAAVFALTGFMGYTLGPILSAYLKLPNGPEIIFQAFAATAVIFLALAAYASTTKRDLSFLGGFLFVGILVAFLAGLAAIFFEIPALSLTVSAAFVLLMAGFILFEVNQIVRGGETNYILATVALFVSIYNLFTSLLHLLGVLNSDE, from the coding sequence ATGATGAACGTTCCTTCTGAGCAAAACCGTTCGGCAACGGGCCGGACGCTGACGTGGGAAGAGTTGGAAGCGCTGCGTCAAGCACGCGACGGGACGACGCCGAGCGAACCGACGTTTTCGTCGGAGGCGCCGACAGTCGATACCGTGCGGGCACAGAAGGTATTGCGCAACACCTTCATGTTGCTGGCGCTGACGCTGGGCTTTTCTGCGCTGACCGCCGGCGCGGCGATGATGCTGGGGTTGCCTCATCCCGGGATCATCGTGACGCTGATCGGCTATTTCGGGTTGCTCTTCCTGGTCCATAAACTGGCAAACCGCCCGGCCGGGATTGCTGCGGTCTTTGCGCTCACGGGCTTCATGGGGTACACCTTGGGGCCGATCCTTTCGGCCTACTTGAAGTTACCCAATGGACCGGAGATCATCTTCCAGGCGTTTGCGGCAACGGCGGTGATCTTCTTGGCGCTAGCGGCCTATGCGTCGACGACGAAGCGGGACCTTTCGTTCCTGGGCGGCTTTCTCTTCGTCGGGATCCTGGTCGCGTTCCTGGCCGGATTGGCGGCGATTTTCTTCGAAATCCCGGCGCTGTCGCTCACCGTTTCGGCCGCGTTCGTCCTGTTGATGGCGGGATTCATCCTCTTCGAGGTGAATCAGATCGTCCGCGGAGGAGAGACGAACTATATCTTGGCCACGGTCGCCCTCTTCGTCAGTATCTACAACCTCTTTACGAGCCTGCTGCACTTGTTGGGGGTGCTGAATAGCGACGAGTGA